The following proteins are encoded in a genomic region of Drosophila willistoni isolate 14030-0811.24 chromosome 3R, UCI_dwil_1.1, whole genome shotgun sequence:
- the LOC124460726 gene encoding phospholipid scramblase 1-like isoform X1 gives MSLKSSKSSTASNYNGGAVRLSNPDFDILAGLSQLHISRRVEKFTRIAGNEYAFMSRVKNSTGQQIFVAYEKSTYSDRTFLGNSRPFEMHVYDNFNRHVMHLQRPCSCADDNPVFPCCLNRINVFCPFGRTSALKEHVGRIQQKYWSFRSKFNIINGLGKVLLQIVGPKKYCCCCQCTDNQSFALLSPDGDNLNMGKILPSTWQHFTDGNYFMVEFPLDMDTVTKALILAASFLIEIVFYEKN, from the exons ATGTCTTTGAAATCTAGTAAAAG caGTACAGCTAGTAATTATAATGGTGGTGCAGTTCGTCTTAGTAATCCCGACTTCGACATCCTGGCCGGACTAAGTCAGCTGCATATCTCGAGGAGAGTCGAAAAATTTACCAGAATTGCAGGCAATGAGTATGCGTTCATGTCTAGAGTTAAAAACTCAACGGGACAACAGATCTTTGTGGCCTATGAGAAGAGTACGTATAGTGATCGCACATTTTTGGGCAATTCGCGTCCCTTTGAAATGCATGTCTATGATAATTTCAACCGTCATGTGATGCACTTGCAAAGGCCTTGTTCTTGTGCCGACGACAATCCTGTATTTCCGTGTTGTCTCAACAGAATCAATGTTTTCTGTCCATTTGGCAGAACGTCAGCATTGAAAGAGCACGTTGGCCGCATACAGCAAAAGTATTGGTCatttcgttcaaaattcaatATAATCAATGGCCTGGGTAAAGTTTTACTTCAGATTGTGGGACCCAAAAagtattgttgttgctgccagTGCACGGATAATCAAAGTTTTGCATTGTTAAGCCCCGATGGTGATAACTTAAATATGGGCAAAATATTGCCATCAACTTGGCAACATTTCACTGATGGCAACTATTTCATGGTCGAATTTCCCCTGGACATGGATACAGTAACTAAGGCATTAATATTGGCTGCCAGTTTTCTAATCGAAATTGTGttttatgaaaaaaattaa
- the LOC124460726 gene encoding phospholipid scramblase 1-like isoform X2: MSLKSSKSTASNYNGGAVRLSNPDFDILAGLSQLHISRRVEKFTRIAGNEYAFMSRVKNSTGQQIFVAYEKSTYSDRTFLGNSRPFEMHVYDNFNRHVMHLQRPCSCADDNPVFPCCLNRINVFCPFGRTSALKEHVGRIQQKYWSFRSKFNIINGLGKVLLQIVGPKKYCCCCQCTDNQSFALLSPDGDNLNMGKILPSTWQHFTDGNYFMVEFPLDMDTVTKALILAASFLIEIVFYEKN, from the exons ATGTCTTTGAAATCTAGTAAAAG TACAGCTAGTAATTATAATGGTGGTGCAGTTCGTCTTAGTAATCCCGACTTCGACATCCTGGCCGGACTAAGTCAGCTGCATATCTCGAGGAGAGTCGAAAAATTTACCAGAATTGCAGGCAATGAGTATGCGTTCATGTCTAGAGTTAAAAACTCAACGGGACAACAGATCTTTGTGGCCTATGAGAAGAGTACGTATAGTGATCGCACATTTTTGGGCAATTCGCGTCCCTTTGAAATGCATGTCTATGATAATTTCAACCGTCATGTGATGCACTTGCAAAGGCCTTGTTCTTGTGCCGACGACAATCCTGTATTTCCGTGTTGTCTCAACAGAATCAATGTTTTCTGTCCATTTGGCAGAACGTCAGCATTGAAAGAGCACGTTGGCCGCATACAGCAAAAGTATTGGTCatttcgttcaaaattcaatATAATCAATGGCCTGGGTAAAGTTTTACTTCAGATTGTGGGACCCAAAAagtattgttgttgctgccagTGCACGGATAATCAAAGTTTTGCATTGTTAAGCCCCGATGGTGATAACTTAAATATGGGCAAAATATTGCCATCAACTTGGCAACATTTCACTGATGGCAACTATTTCATGGTCGAATTTCCCCTGGACATGGATACAGTAACTAAGGCATTAATATTGGCTGCCAGTTTTCTAATCGAAATTGTGttttatgaaaaaaattaa